The DNA region gagcagatgaggacttcaacgaagtcAAGTCCTACACCGTTGATCATGTTAATCCTATATTTTCAAACACAACCCGTAGAGTCATTGTTTCcctcaaaaatattttaagatagTCTTTGCAAATTAAAATTTGCATCGAAAATCAGTTTTCTGTAAAACATAAAGATTTtatagccttatccttgatctacctttATGTATCTAATGTCTTCCCTTGAAGtaagacttgttgagtactttaTATACTCACTCTTACTATATGTGGATTCAAATGATTCAGAGACTAACTTCGTTGAAGGTGaaaatgaaaaatagaaaagttaaGTTTTGTTCATACTCGAGCTGTATGTACTTGGATCGTTTCTGCATTGTCTGCGTTGTATTGTGAGGCTTTATTTAATTATGCATACGAATctttattgtaatgaactatATATTGTATTATAATATCGTACTTTAATTGATATATGTCTGTgatgtttatttttttgaaaatatatacgTATCAGCTACTAATTTTAAGATTGGTATGAGTTGTATAAGTGACACGAAGGAGAAGGAGGGATCCGACAAATCTCATCGTGCACCAACAGCGAGCGCATTGCACCTAATTGACCCAGGCAAGGCAAATATAGTAGTTGCAATATTACCTGTGAGCGATAGCCGACGTCAAGAATCCCAAACCCGCGACTCTGCACTTGCACCTCCTCAAAGTCCTCAGTTATCTAGATAGAGATGGAAACCAATAATTGTAACGTGAGTGAAATGATGATGTTCAAGAAACATAAAAGGACAACCAATCAAATGTTGTTTCTATTCTAGTGAtgacatgataaaaaaaaagatgatgctAGCTTCCCCCATTTTGCAAGCGATGACAAGATGATAATAATAAAAAGGATGTCTTCAAGTAATGCACACGCTTACCCCAGTTCCTTTGCTGAGGAAGAGTCCACCGCCGCGCACCAGAAGCCAAAGCCCACCATCTGCTCTCCATCCCATATTCTGAATTCTCCGTGCCACCGCCCTGTTGTGTGGTTGCCAATATGGCTGCAAGCACAGATGTGTACACTTGAGAACCCGCCAACGAAAGGATACAGTGATATCAAGTAGCTTATGGAGCCTTAAGCGATCGAACCTGCCCAGGCTCCCAGGTCAAATAGAAGTTCCCTCGGCTGGATACAGCAACGTAGCGGCCATCAGGTGAGCGGTTCACCGTGTTGAAAGTCCCAGTGTAGTAACTTGCACCGCTAATGCCACTTGAAACTGTTCTGCATcacaaacaaaaagaagaaaaagtggAGCAAATAATGTTATGACTCGATCATCTAGTCACGCTTCATGTGTCATAACCTTTTACCGCTTTTTGAGTTCGATAGCCAAGAGGGGGCTTCAACTATTTTATACACTCAACGAGACACAATCATGGTTCACACAGTTTTAAGCAAATGAGCATGACGCACATACACTAATAAGTTTGATGCGGATCTAGCAGAATGTGCTGTGTCAAAGGATACAAACATTTCTAAGAGAACTCTACTTCAGAGTGTCGGCAACAAATGAACAATTTTGCTTTACTTGTTTCTACCTGTTGAGAGTAGCCGAAACAGTCTCTTGCACGGCAGCCTTCCAGTTGTAGCCACGGTTGGAAGTAACATAGATTGCTCCCTCATCTGTAACCATCTCCGCGCTCTGCTCGCCGGTAGCTTTTATGTAAACCTACAGCGTCACAGCAACGAGCACTTTAAGGCTTTCTCTTCCTAACTTTTGGATGCAAACATGGAAACTCTTATATGCGAGCGAAAGTACCATGTTCCCAGGAAGTTGGGCACTCAAAGGTATTCTTTCCCAGCTCTCTCCAGCATCTGAAGTGTGCAACAAAATTGCAGGCTTCCCAATAATCCATCCTTCTTTGCCCTGGAAGCTTACTGAATTGAACCTGTAGTTGAAATCTTCATCCTCCGCGGAAGGAATAGAACGAGGGAACCAGGTGTTTCCTCCGTCTTTTGTCTCCAATATCGTCTGTCTTGTCCCAAGGAGAAAACCTGAATAGATGCATGCATGAGCCCTGTGTCAGTCATATTAGTGCCAATGCACATGTGATCATTGGAGAACTATTACTATCTCAACTTAGAGAATGAAGTCCCCTCGAATTTCAAACTGTACTACACACAGGTATCGTCATAACCAGGACTTAAACATGAAGAAGTTAAGGTCCTCACAAAATAAAGCTAGCCAGTTATGCATTGCTTAGAATCTATGGTTGCACCATCGAACGGAGCTTCTGTATGGGCATATGATAAGATGGGACTACAGGAATAGCAATACAACTATAGCAAGCAGATAATGCTGTAATCTTGTACTCGACGTCTCAACTCTATTGCTTGTCATAGAAGTTTCCCCCAAGAGTGCCAAGTGCTAACCTCagcaattttcttttttaaggcACAATTAATAAGTTAAATAGGCAGAGCAGCAAAaaagatgatttttttctcgATCAGACTACAATTTTCTAACACTATGGCTTGTTCTGCGGAGCCTCAAGAGACTAGCAAGTAAATAGCAATACAGGAAGGAAGCAATGCATGCAGTGGGTTGGACTGACACTGAGTAACAAACGGCAGTGCATCTGCATTGTCGTTTCATGCATCTAGATTAGTAGGACACTAGTGTAGTATGCAAGGCATGAAGGCAACGGCGGTGCGTTGCTCGAAGGTGGCGGCGTGCGTACCGTGGGAGGGGTCGTCGGGGACGAAGGCGATGTCGAGGAGGACGACGCCGGGGTCGATGGGCAGGTAGACGCGCTCCCACTCGGAAAGCGCCGGCGTATCGTCCGCGCGCGCCGCGGGAGCCCAGTGGGGTAGCACGAGAGGCGCGACGGCAGCCGCAGCGGCAGTGTGGGCAATGAAGCGGCGGCGGTCGACGGTGGGCGGTGCGGAGTCAGCCGGGGAGTGGGAGGCACGgggggcgaggaggcggcgacggcgggaggtcgggaggaggagatggagcgAGGCGGCGGCTGTGGAGTTGGTGGCCATGGGAGCGGAGACGTGGCCGCGGCGAGGCAAGGCGCCGGTTGCTGCTGCCCTGCCTGTGGCTGGGCGTTCCGTCCTCTTATCCTGGCCTTGCCACTTTGCCAGTGCAGGGCCCGCCAGATCACCGCTCTCGATTCTACTGTAATTTAATCTGTAAAACGAATACGCTGCATCAAAGGGGGATGTAGCTCAGATGGTAGAGCGCTCGCTTAGCATGCGAGAGGTACGGGGATCGATACCCCGCAtctccattttttttatttttatttttaatttggcTCACCCCAATGACGATAACTAACTGTCTGGCTGGAGCTCGCTTAAaccatcttcaaccatattatctttatttaatttttttctcatttacattccttttgttttttctcaTCTGCAACAgttttttttcgaaaaaaattgtgaaataaaaggagagagaattctgTCATGGAAGGAATGACCTTTAAAATTCTTTCGTGATGAAAACTGTGAAGAAAAACCGTTAAAGcgttgaaaaaacaaaaatcctgTCGTGAAGTGAATCTGAACCCAAAGGGAAATCTTTGGAGATAGTTTTAGCTGTAATATGTTTTTCTTCTAATAATAATGAACTATTAATATTATTGCCGTCGCTGATGATTAGGCAGGAATCCGATGAATGGTTCGATAGATCTGAAACAGAATAGGTTTGAGAGTGTTTGACAATGCACCTAACCAAACAAATCTGTCATTTTCAGTTCTGGTCGAGATAGTGGCAGAGTACCAAACGAAAATACCACCCAATAGAAGACATGTTAATTAGGGGGAATTTGGACTGAAATTGTATCCGTGGGGCCATATCTGAATTCCCCTGAAATTGGTGAGGCGTCCCAAACGAAAATATAGCCGGTGATTTGTAGAAACGGGTAATATCTACTGGTCGGCGGGAGGATAATTAGTGTGCTTAAGCGCCATGATTTATTTGTCATGAAAGAAACCAAAAGAGAAGGAAGGTGATGGAGACATGTAGTAGTATGATAAAGCAGCGTGCTCAATTGATAATTCTGCAGTGTGCCAAACCTTGATGGAAAGAAAGCACCATCTTTTGGTTTAGAAAAGGATATGAGGATTCTTTGGCAAACAACAAGCAAAGTACGTACACTGCTCTATCACTTATACTTTTACCTTTTATAATTGCATGGCTAATTATAGAGCATTGCATGATGAGGCCAGGTAATTAAGAGAACTTGGGATGAGCATTCCTGAAAGCACGAGCGGAGCATTGTTGTGGGCAGAGTGAATTGTGATCTAacaaattttttatattttatagtgTATTTTAGATCCTAcctctaatattttttaatattttattgattAGATCTCCCTATAATCTAGTTGGAACTATTTAGCTTTACCGATTCTCTTTAATTTCAGTTCCAGCTCCGCCACTGCCAGGAAGCTGCTCGATCATGTGCAAAACGACatatttttgttggttttgccTTGTTATTCTTCTATTAACCAGATGCATGAACAAGCGAGCCAAGTTTGACTGACCACGAGTTGTGAGACGGAATCAAGAGTTTATTTGGTCAAAGATACATGAAGAGCGTGTCAGTGCCTTTCCTTTGTCAGTATAATACTCCAGTTGGTCAAAGATGATGCCTTGTGACCACCAGTTTGTGTCGACATGAATAAACGCACTTccgaaatatatatttttagcttAATTTGTTATTCTAATTTCAAGAGGAAGAATCTTAGTGTGAATTAATATACTCTTTATCATTGCAAACCATTTTTTGTCTACATTTTGCGCACGAATCCTAATACATGATGTTGGCTATTTTTGAGTTTTGACGAATAAATTTTTTgttgctcctctctctctctctatagaTCTCTGCGAGTGTGTGTGTGCCTTCCATTCATTTTGGCTCCCTCCCAACacaagaaaggaaaagacacgccttttctcctcctcttcttcctccaccgACCGCGTCTCCCCACCCGCAACACACGCATTTCCCGGATTCCCGCGGGAGCCTGCGTGAGATCTGCCGATCGAGCGCGATATTGGGCGCCAAATCGCCATCAAGTAACAAGGCTTCCGGACCCTTCGCGGGGAGGCACTGCCGCACTGCTCACTGGTGGAGTTTTCATCGGCATGGGAATCTCTCACCCTCTGACCGACAAGTACGACGCCCTCCGCGGCGCCTTGCTATCGCCGGAGAGGACGCCTCCGTCGTCCCCGCCCTCGTCGTGCTGCCCGGCTGACGACGACTACCTGGAGCACGATGTCTCCAGGATGGACACGCTCGCCGGCATCGCCATCAAGTACGGCGTCGAGGTAATCCAACgcctctcttctccttctctgCCTGATGTGGCTTGGTTGCTGGGTAATCAGAAATGGAAGCGGCACATGGTAGAGCTTATGCTGTGTGGAAAAACTTGGTTGTGTGGTAAGAAATGCAAGCAACGATTTCTGAAAAAGATTTCCATCGCTGGGAATGGTGTTTTGTGTACACTTCTTCTATGACGACTGATGAACTGGCAAGATCCAGATTTTACCCATATTTTGTACAGTTCGTAGCTAAGTAATTCCCCTCTTATGATCCGTCAGAATGCATGATCTTTGCACCATCCGTTTTAGGGTCCTCTAGATGCTGAACGAACCATATTCGTCAATCCGTCATAGTGTTATGGTGATATAATAATTATGTGGTGCACAATTTTGACTTGTTACGTCACAAATCCATGTTTCCCAGAGAGTTGGTGAGAGCAGTGACATCAAATATCTGCCTTCTGTATTTTTTGGGCAGCTTACTTAATTAGAGTGttatatcttacttttgtttGCAGAAGCCTCATCTATTTCTAGATATCTGAACTTATGAGCCTTTGAGTTGCTGAATTAAGAGTTACGTTTTTCCTTGTAGATATCTGACATTAAGAGGGCAAATAGTTTGGTCAGTGACAGCCAGATGTTTGCACACAAAACCTTGCTCATACCTCTACCAGGAAGGCCCATGCCATCCTCTGTGAGGTTGAATGGTTCTGGTCAAAGAATCAAAAGGTAGGTATATCTCCCCATTCTTGTGTTTCCGATTATTTTGTATTCCATGTTAATTTAAGTTTTGTTAGTTTTTAATCAGTTGCAGAGAAAGcacaactatttttttttttcagtgcCAACGTTTAATTATCAGACCGTTAACATATAAAACTGACTCATTTACCTAACCTACTCAAGATGGTTGTCATACTCACACGGTTTATCCACCATTGCTAAATTGGCGCCCTATCATGACATTACAACTGCTCGTTTTGACCATTTTGTCAGTAGATAATACATAAATGCGATAATCCtctgaaaaaaatacataagtgCGGAAATATTTGTTATGAAATCTCCATGGTATTTCTCAGTTGTTGAAGTGATACATGTGTACATTTTGAACTTATTATCTAGACTATGATTTCCACAGAGCATGGGCTCCAAACCATCAGCAAGGCAGAGAAGTTACTGATTCATCCAAGCCTGGTCAGCAGGGGACGTCACCTGCAATGAATACCTTGCAGAGATACTATGGCCTAACATCTCAGAAAGGGAATACCATGGATTGCAGCACTGAAATGTCTGTGTACCCTAAGGGCAGCTTCCAAAGTATTGGCATGCTCAATTCCTCTGCACAGAGTGGTGACAGAAGCTGGGACTACCAAGACCCAGTAAATGGTTTTTCAGCAATGAATGGGGCAAACAAACCAAAGCAAGATGGTTCTATGCGCCGGCGACAGAAAGTGGAAGCAGATGGTCTATGCAATACAACCGATACCCAGGATGGTTTCCTGGCAGACCCAGTTAAGGCGATCAAGAGTTTGTTGCCGAGGCCAATCTCCAGTATCCGTCTAAGCATGGATACAAGCAATCAGAAAAGCAGTATTCCATTTCTTAACGGGTTCAAATCCGTGCGGAAGTCGCCAAGCGCGCCAAACTTTGCGGATGAGGAGAATGGGATCCCTATGTGGCCGAGTTCAAATTGGAGCTTCAACCATGAGTCCTTCACTCGGAAGACCAAAACCGCGTTGGACTGAAAGACCGAAACCGGTGTCAGTGGCTGAGCATATTTGCTGTGCCAATGCTGGTTTCCAGAGCGATGGCATCTAACTCTTGTATCGGAATTGCTCATTCATGTGGTAAAACTGTAGAGCACATTACTCTCACTCGATTTTCAGTGCCATGGGAGCGATCGATGGCTGTCCCTTTTTCAGTGTATGATgaatctctcctttccctttttaCCTTGTTCTATAGAAAAAGATGAGATGTTTGTAATTTGTGCTGCTGCGCAGCGTGCTCCTGCTCCACTTGATTAGTTAGATTAGATCGGGAACGGCCGCGGCATGGTGATGGACTGACTACGCGCCAGCATCATCTCCGACGAGCTCTACGCCACCATAGGCAAGGACTGACTGACTACGCGAGGCCCACGGGCGCGTGGGGCAGGCCGCAGGGCAAGGCTCCTTTACCTTTGAGAAAAAGTTCAACTTCAAACTTATTCATAAAACTCATAATAAAAATTTGTTCATAAAACTGGTAACAAAAACTTATcgataaaatttataaaaaaatatccaCAAAATTTATCCATAAAACTTGTAACAAAACTTATCCACAAAATTTATAACAAAaactttttgagaaaaaaattttgagaattttttttaaaaaaaattatcgagaaaaatttttcagtataaacttttttcaacaaaaaaatatcaGCATAAATTTTTGAACAAAAATTCCAATATAATTTTTGTCTCCCTTGAGTCTCACCCTAGCCCCACCTGAGCCTCCCCGCGCCCCCGCAACCCGTAGGCCGCGCGCTCCAACTTGGAAACTTATGCGTGCGAGTCACCACAATGTCCAAGCGCGCCACGACTTCCTAAATCGTGCGCGCTCCAAACAATTTTTTCGATGATATTAGAATTTTGTAAGATAAGTTGCCTCGCACTTCCTTAGATGACAACTGGGCATAACCTACTTGTCAGCAAATCCACATTACACGATCGTACCAAGCATATTGAAATATAATGGACTTGCATGCATTTCCTTGGAGAGAAGGAAGCCGGCAAAGATCTAGCTAGAAAAATCAAATTCATCGATCTCTTGGGCTACAAGGTTGTTGATTTTGACTTCTCAATCTAGCTAGTTGCAGTGAGTTGAGATTATTATGGAGGCCGGATTATATAACTGTTGAAGAATAGAATCATCACGTACGTACGTCGTTAGGATATATATGTTCcttgtcctatatatatacacacggtAGAAGTAAGCTAAGGTACATGCATACTGCAGACAAGAAATTAAATGTACGTACGTGTATATATCTCCTAGCTAGCTTAGTCCTGTCGTTGTAATCAATCTTAACAAATTAAACTCTCTCTGCATGCTGTGATCTATCTGTTGTACGTAATCCATTGTCGGTTACAATATAATATAGTTGAAGCTAGCTAAGCTAGGCCCGAAGCATGCATACATCGACAACTATATATAAAAGGAACGGATGGGTCATCCTCGATCTGTCAATTAATCTCGGCCAAGTCTGATCGATCGATCTTAGCTGCTAGAGCTCGCTGCAACATACATGCATAATCGCTCGATCATGTCGTGGCCTGTAGTACTCGGCCTGCTCTTCGTCCTGGTGGCGTCGACACCGGCGGCGGCTAGGCTGCACCAGGGCAACCGGTACGAGAAGTTGTTCGACCGGCAGCAGGATGACCTGGTGGAGGCGCTGCCGGGTCAGCCGTCGGAGGTTGGGTTCCGGCAGTTCGCGGGGTACGTGACGGTGAACGAGTCGCACGGCCGCGCGCTCTTCTACTGGTTCTTCGAGGCAACGCACGACGTCCAGAACAAGCCCCTCGTCCTGTGGCTCAACGGAGGTACTAGCTAGTATATATTCATGCGGACATGCATCTAGCCAGTGCCCAGTAGTAGTATCTTAATTTGATCGATCGATTTGACCGCCGGCCGGCGCTGATCGAAATTAAAAGAGTCGAAGAATAGATCGATCcgtatgcatgcatatgcagTAGTTCCacttccatgcatgcatgtaatcgATATTTATATATCTGATGATGGATCTGTTGTCAGGACCGGGATGCTCGTCGGTTGGATACGGAGCGGTGGAGGAGCTTGGTCCCTTGTTGATCCAGAAGGGAGAGCCCGAGATCAGGCTCAACCCCAACTCCTGGAACAAAGGTATATACGTAcagtaataataattattattgttAATCTGCATGCGACCAATATAACCAACTTTTGAATTAACAGACGCGAACCTGTTGTTCTTGGAGTCCCCTGCTGGTGTTGGATTCTCTTACACCAACACCACCGAGGATCTCAGTAATTTTGGCGATGCGCTCACtggtatgcatgcatgcatgcatcatatatTATATTCTCCCAGATGAGATGATTAACCTTAACCTCTGGCTAACCTTGATCTCACGAGTTATATATCTTGTGTCGCTTTTGAATGGATGGATGAATGTATATGTATAATGATTGATCGATCGAAGCCCACGACGCTCATGCGTTCCTAGTGAACTGGTTCAAGAGGTTCCCACAGTTCAAGGGCCACGACTTTTACGTTGCCGGGGAGAGCTACGCTGGTACGTACGTACTGTACAGTACATGCACTACCCTATCGATCATCTTAATTCTCGAATGAAGAAGCTTAAGGGATCGATCAGatctgaatgcatgcatgattatgattatatatattatttgtgACGGATATGATATGATGGATCGATGTCGAATGGATACATGCGCAGGGCACTACGTTCCGCAGCTGGCGGAGAAGATCCTGGAGGAGAACGACAAGCTTAAGCCGGCGCACAAGAGAGACCGCATCAACCTCAAGGGCATCAT from Phragmites australis chromosome 8, lpPhrAust1.1, whole genome shotgun sequence includes:
- the LOC133927822 gene encoding photosystem II stability/assembly factor HCF136, chloroplastic, coding for MQMHCRFLLGTRQTILETKDGGNTWFPRSIPSAEDEDFNYRFNSVSFQGKEGWIIGKPAILLHTSDAGESWERIPLSAQLPGNMVYIKATGEQSAEMVTDEGAIYVTSNRGYNWKAAVQETVSATLNRTVSSGISGASYYTGTFNTVNRSPDGRYVAVSSRGNFYLTWEPGQPYWQPHNRAVARRIQNMGWRADGGLWLLVRGGGLFLSKGTGITEDFEEVQVQSRGFGILDVGYRSQDEAWAAGGSGVLLKTRNGGKSWVRDKAADNIPGNLYSVKFLDDSKGFVLGNDGVLLRFVG
- the LOC133927459 gene encoding uncharacterized protein LOC133927459 produces the protein MGISHPLTDKYDALRGALLSPERTPPSSPPSSCCPADDDYLEHDVSRMDTLAGIAIKYGVEISDIKRANSLVSDSQMFAHKTLLIPLPGRPMPSSVRLNGSGQRIKRAWAPNHQQGREVTDSSKPGQQGTSPAMNTLQRYYGLTSQKGNTMDCSTEMSVYPKGSFQSIGMLNSSAQSGDRSWDYQDPVNGFSAMNGANKPKQDGSMRRRQKVEADGLCNTTDTQDGFLADPVKAIKSLLPRPISSIRLSMDTSNQKSSIPFLNGFKSVRKSPSAPNFADEENGIPMWPSSNWSFNHESFTRKTKTALD